GCAATCAAAAGGGGCCTGTCATGGGCTTCGTCAATGCTCTCCGGTCGATGCTCGCTGTCCGTTGCGATGTCCCGGTCAACATCATCTTCGCCTTTGACGGCGAAGAAGAGCTCGGGAGCATGAACTTCGTCGGGCCGTTTCGCCAGCGCTTTCTCGACGAGCTCAAGCAGGCCGACGCGGCCTACTACTTGAACCCGTCCCAGAACGCCAAGGGGGATCAGGTTCTCTATCTCGGCAACCGCGGCATCGCCTTCGGCGAGCTCGAGATTCGTGGCGGCGAATGGGGGGGCCTGCCAAGCGGTCCCTCTTCGCCTCGCAAGACCTCTGGGTGGACTCGCCGGCGTGGCGTCTCGCGCAGGCCCTGGCCACGCTGAAGGACCAGGACGGTAACATCCTCGTGGAGGGGTTCTACGACAACGTGCGCCCCCCGGACGCCGAGGACCGGCAGCTCCTCGAGCAGCTCAAGGCCACCTTCGACGAAGAGCAGGCCAGGCGGGAGCTGGGGATCTACAAGTTCAAACGCGGAAAGCCCGGGACGAGATCCTGGCGAAGCTCAGGAAGCATTTCGATCGCCACGGAGTTCCCGAGGTTGAGATCAAGATTCAGGGCTGCTACAACCCCTCCAAGACCTCCCTTCGGGCCGACATCGCGCAGGCGGCAATCCGGGCGGCGGAGTTCCACGGGGTGAAGACCGTCTGCTGGCCGATCTACTATGCGGGCATCCCGATGGCGGTCTTCAGCGACCCGCCGCTCAACCTGCCGGCCATCGGCTGCGGCCTGGGGCGGATGGGCCGTGAGCACATGGCCAACGAGTACTTCACTGTCGAGGGGCTACGGCTGTACGAGAAATTTGTGGTCACGTTCCTCCATGAGTTCGCGCGGGTGTGAGTAACTGACCTGGCAGGGAATCGGCCACGGAGGGGGACAGTCATGCGAACGCTCTGGGTGCGAAGCGTACCGATCGTGGTCCTGTTGCTGGCCATCGTGGCCCTCGCGGCGCCCGGCGCGGCCCAGCAGCCGCGGATCGGCATTACCGTCAGCGCGTGGTTTATCCCGCCGGCCAACGACCTGTTCAAGGAGATGGTGGCCGAATGGGCCAAGCAGAAGGGTGTCGTGGCGGAGGTCGAGTTCGTTTCCGAGGGCGACCTGGTCCCGAAGTTCACCACCGCGGCCGAGGCCGGGGCAGGACCGGACATCATCCAGATCGCGAGCCTGCACGCCCATCTTTACGCCGACAGGCTGGTGGACGTCACCGACATGGTCGCCGCGCTGGAGGCGAGCTACGGGCCCATCGCCCAGATCGCCAAGGACGCGGCGATGGTCCGGGGGCGCTGGCGGGCCGTGCCGCTGTATGCGACGCCGCAGGTGCTGACGTACCGGGAGGACGTCCTCAAGGAGATCGGTGAGCCGGTGCCCGACACCTGGGAGGATGCGCTCCGCGCCGGCAAGAAGCTCAAGGCCAAGGGCGTGCCGTGGGGCGAGGCCCTCGGCCACTGCCCTGTGGACTGCATCACGACCGTCTACTCGATCCTCTGGGCCCACGGCGCCAAGGAGGTCGAGAAGGACGGCAAGACCATCGCCCTCAAGTCGCCCGAGACCGTGAAGGCCCTTGAGTTCGTCAAGCGGGCCTACGACGAGGTGTGGCCGCCCGGCGTGGTGGGGTGGGACAACGCCTCCAACAACCGCGCGTTCCTCGGCGGCCAGCTCGGGATGACGATCAACGCGGGGACCATTTGGTACGCGGCCAAGCGCCAGGCGCCGGCCATCTTCCCGCACATCAACCACGCGGCGATTCCGCGCGGCCCAGCCGGCCGGGCGATTCCGTTTTGGCCGACCTCGCTCGCGGTCTTCCAGTACTCGAAGCATCAGGCGCTCGCCAAGGATCTCGTCCGCTACGTCACCGACGGCCCGCAGATCGCGCGCTGGCTGGAGAAGACGGAAGGGGCGGGCGGAAGCGCACTCCTGGGCGTGATGAGGCTCGAGCGGAGCCGCGAACCGAAGCTCCGCCTCGTGCCTGAGGTCATTCAGTACGGGCGCCTCCCCGGCTGGCCGGGACCGCCGACCCGGGAGTCGGCCGAAGTGCACGCGAAGTTCGTGCTGGTCGACATGGCGCAGAACGTGGTCAAGGGGATGCCGATCCCGCAGGCGATCGACCAGGCCGTGGCCGAGATGCGGCGGATCTACGGTCAGCGGTAGTCCCGAGCCGACGCGCGCGGGCAGGACCGGGGGGGTGGAGCGGCGGGGCACGGCGTTTTCGCTCGCGCGGGCGGCCACGCTCGACCGTATGGATGTCTCGCGGCGGTTCCTCGGGCGCGACGCGGTGCTCGGCTACCTCTGGGTCACGCCCGCCCTCCTCCTGCTCGGCACGCTGATCGCCTACCCATTCCTGCTCGCCCTCTACTGGAGCCTCACGAGCCGGACCGCGGGCGCCGCCGGCGTCTTCGTCGGCCTCGACAACTTCGTCTACCTCCTCTCCGGGCCGATCTTCCAGAAGACGCTCCGGAACACGGTGGTCTTCACGGCCTGCTCGGTGGCGATCAAGCTCGTGATCGGGATGGCCGCCGCGCTCGTGCTCGATCAGGCGTTCCGAGGGCGCAACCTCGCGCGCGGGGTCTTCCTCCTGCCGTGGATCGTACCCACCTCGCTCAGCGCGCTCGCCTGGCTCTGGATCTACGACGACATCTTCGGGGTCATCAGCCGGCTGGCGATGGACCTCGGCCTCCGGCGCGAGCCCATCCCGTTCCTCAGCGACTCGGTGCTGGCGATGGTCGCCGTGATCTTGGTCAACGTCTGGCGCGGAGTCTCGTTCTTCGCGGTCTCGTTCCTCGCGGGGATGCAGTCGATCCCGGGCGACCTCTACGAGGCGGCCGAGGCGGACGGCGCCGGTGCCGGGGGCCGCTTCTGGCACGTCACGCTGCCGGGGCTCAAGCCCATCATGGCGGTGGCCACGCTCTTCTCCGTCATCTGGACCTTCAGCGACTTCACGATCGTGTACATCGTGACTCGCGGCGGGCCGGCCAACAGCACCCACCTCCTGGCGACGCTGGCCTACCAGACCGCCATCTTCGGCGGCAAGGTGGGCGAGGGCCTCGCGGTCTCGTCATTCATGTTCCCGCTCCTGCTCGTCGTCATCTTCCTCCAGCTCCACTTCCTGCGTCGGTACCAGGTCTAGCCATGACGCGCTCCCGACGGCCGGCAGGCATGAAACGAGCGGTCCTGCTCTGGATTCCCCTGCTCCTGCTCATGCTGTTCACTCTGTTCCCGTTCTGGTGGATGATCGCGACATCGCTCAAGCCGGACGCCGAGCTCTACGACGTGCGGCAGCCGCCCCTCTGGGTCAAGAGCGCCACTTTGGAGCACTACCGTGAGCTCTTCACGCGGCTCCCCTTCGTGACGTGGGTGAAGAACAGCCTGATGGTCGCCACGGCGGCGACGCTGCTCTCGCTCGTCATCGGTGCCCTCGCGGGATACAGCCTGGCGCGCCTCCGCTTCCGGGGCGCGACGACGCTGGGGACGATCATCTTCGCGGCGTATCTGGTGCCGACGACGCTCCTGTTCCTGCCACTCGCCTACGTCGTCCGATGGCTCGGGCTCTACAACACGCCGTTCGCGCTGATCGTGACGTACCCGACGTTCCTGGTGCCGTTCTGCAGCTGGTACCTGATGGGCTACTTCAAGTCGATTCCCCGGGAACTCGAGGAGTGCGCCATGACCGACGGCTGCACCCGGTCGGGCGCCTTCGTGCGGATCGTCCTGCCGCTGGCGACGCCGGGGATCCTGTCGGCCGCGATCTTCGCGTTCACGTTCTCCTGGAATGAGTTCATCTACGCGCTGACGTTCGTCCAGGCGCCCGCCTACAAGACGGTCCCGGTCGGCGTCGTCGGCCAGCTCGCCACCGGCGACGTGCTCTTCTGGGGCAAGCTGATGGCCGCCGCCGTCCTCGGCTCCATCCCCATTGCCCTCATCTACTCAACGGTCAGCGGGCACTTCGCGGCAGGGATGACAGCGGGCGCGCTCAAAGGCTGACACGGTGCGGCTCCTCATCCGGGACGGGACCCTCCTCACGCTGGATGCGCAAGACCGGCTCATCCCGCGCGGCTATGTCCTCCTGGACGGGGAGCGCATCGCGCACGTGGGGGAGGGGGAACCGCCGGCCGAGGTCCAGGCCGATCGGCTCCTGGACGCCCGGAACCGGCTGGTGCTCCCGGGGCTGGTCAACTGCCATCTCCACTCCCACGAGAACTTCAACCGCGGTCGGGTCGACAACCTGCCCCACAACGTGTGGATGATCTACGCCCGACCGCCGTTTCAGGCGGCGACGCGCACGCCCGAGGACGTGTACCTGCGGACGATGCTCGGCTGCCTCGAGATGGTGCGCAGCGGCGTGACGCTCGCGGTGGACGATGTGGTCCACGTACCGGCGACCGACCTCGGCGCCGTCGAAGTGGTGATGCGGGCGTACGAGGACGCGGGCCTGCGCGCCGTGGTCACGGCCACGACGGTCGACCAACCGTACCACCGCACGCTCCCCTGGGCGCGCGAGGTGTTTCCCGCAGAGCTCCAGCGGGAGTTCATGGAACGCCCACGGCCGTCGATTGGCGAGCTCGTAAGCTTCGCACGACGCTGCCTCGAGCGGTGGAGCGGGCCCGGGCGGGTGCGCCTCGCGCTCTCCCCATCGGCCCCCCAGCGGTGTAGCCGCGAGCTGCTCGAGGCACTGCGCGATCTCCAGCGGGATTCGGGCGCGCCGCTCGTGATCCACGTCCTCGAGACCCGGTTGCAGGTCGTGACGGACCACCTCTTCTACGGAAAGTCGGCGGTCGCGTACCTCGACCAGCTCGGGCTCCTTTGCCAGAACACGGCGCTGGTCCACGCGGTCTGGGTGGATGCCGAGGACATCAGCCGGATCGCCGCGGGTGGCTCGACCGTCTGGCACAACCCGTCGAGCAACCTGAAGCTCGGAAGCGGGATCGCGCCCGTCCGTGCCATGCTTCAGGCGAGGGTTCCGGTCGGCCTCGGGACCGATGGCATGGGGAGTAACGACTGCCAGAACCTGTTCGAGGAGATGCGGCTGGCGGCCCTCACCTCCAAGATCACCTCGCCCCGATACGAGGAGTGGCTCACCGCGAGCGAGGTGCTCCGGATGGCGACCCGAGGCGGCCTCGCTGCCCTGGGGCTCGATCGCGACCTCGGGACCATCGAGCCGGGTCGCCTGGCCGATCTCGTGCTGCTGGACCTCACCGCCGTCCCCTTCGCCCCCCGGCACGATCTCGTGCGCCAGGTCGTCTACGCGGAGCGTGGCGCCTCGGTCCGCACCGTCGTGGTGGGCGGTCGGATCGTCATGGAGGAGGGGACGATCCGGACCGTCGACGAGCCGAAGCTGCTCACGGCCATCCGCGAGGCCGCCGAGCGGGCCCGGGTGGCGGGCGAGGCCGGCTGGCGCCGCTCGAAGGAGCTGGAGCCCCACTTCGCGGAAATCTACCGGCGCGCCACCCGGGAGCCGGTGTCCGTGCCGCCGCGCGTCCTGTGGGGAGAGCCATAGCGGACACAGCGGCTTCGAGCCGCGCGGCGCACACAGAGAGGAGCATTCTATGGGACTGCGGGAAGACGTACTGGCGCAGGTCGACGACAAGGCCCTCCGCGACCTCACCGTCGACCTGATCAATATTCCGAGCCCGATGGGTGGCGAGCGCGCGGTCGCGGAGTACCTGGCCGACCGCTTCCGCGCCGCCGGGCTCCGCACCTGGCTCCAGGAGGTGGAGCCCGAGCGCTTCAACGTCTTCGGCGTGCTCGAGGGCACGGGCGGCGGACCGACGGTGATGTACTGCGGCCATCTCGATACGACCTTCGGCGGTGACGAGGAGGGAATCCGTGACCTCGGGCCAGCCTATCAGCCCAGGGCCTCCGTCGACGGCGACTGGATCTACGGGATGGGGGCCTACAACATGAAGAGCGGTCTGGCGAGTGCAGTCGTAGCCGTCGAGGCGCTTGCCCGCGCCCGGGCGCGCCTCCGGGGCGACGTGATGCTCGCGGGCGTGGTCGGCGAGACAAGCCACGCGCAGGTGAGCCGCTTCCAGGGCCGTCGCTACCGGGGCTGCGGGGTCGGGGCCCGGTTCATGGTCACGAACGGCATCACCGCGGACATGGCGATCATTCCCGAGCCCACGGCCAATCGGATCTCGGTCGTGTCCGGCGGCTACGTCTACGCCGAGATCGCGACGCGCGGCAACCCGGGGGCCACGTACCGGCGCGGCGGTGAGACGATCCGCCCCAGGCCGGCCGTCGATGCGATCGAGAAGATGCTCCCCGTCATCGCGGCGATCAAGGAGTGGGCGCCCAAGTACGTGGCCGCCACACGCTACAAGGGCGCGGAGGCGACCAACGTGTCCATCATCGCCATCGAGGGCGGCCTGCCGTTCCGTCCGACCAAGCTCGCCCCGATCTGCCGGCTCTATGTGGAAGTCGATACGATGCCGGGTCAGTCCCATGCTGACGTCGTCGAGGAGCTCAAGCGCGTCCTCGCCGAGCTCCGGACCCGGGACCCGGAACTGGGGACCGAGCTCCAGATCATCCAGACCGCACTCGGTGCCGAGGTCTCGCCCGACGAGCCCGTGGTGCAGAGCCTCCGCGCGGCGCACCGTGAGATCCACGGCGTGGACGCGGAGGTGACCTGGGACGGCTGGCATGCCGACACGGCGGCCCTCACCCGCGCCGGCATCCCGGCGATCTGCTACGGCCCGCAGGGCCGCGCGAGGTCCGGAGGCTCGGGATACTACCCCCGCGAAGGCGAGCAGGTGAGCGTGACCGATCTCGTCAAGGGCACACAGGTTTTCGTCCTGACCGCGCTCGATCTCGCGATGCGCTCGCGCGCCGGGCTGCGCGCCGGACGGCCGAGCGGCACCGTCATCCCGTAGCGCGCCGCAGCCGGGCTGCGCGCTGCCCAGCCGCCACTCAGTCCGGCTGTACCGCCGCGCACGTCTCGTCCATCTGGTGGCCCTTGACCCTCAGTCGAGCGCGGGACTAACATCACCTCGCCAGTTAGGCTTGGCCCGTGGCGCCGAGCCAGCGGGACGGACACGGTTCCGACGTTGCCTGCAAGGATAG
This sequence is a window from Candidatus Rokuibacteriota bacterium. Protein-coding genes within it:
- a CDS encoding sugar ABC transporter permease codes for the protein MERRGTAFSLARAATLDRMDVSRRFLGRDAVLGYLWVTPALLLLGTLIAYPFLLALYWSLTSRTAGAAGVFVGLDNFVYLLSGPIFQKTLRNTVVFTACSVAIKLVIGMAAALVLDQAFRGRNLARGVFLLPWIVPTSLSALAWLWIYDDIFGVISRLAMDLGLRREPIPFLSDSVLAMVAVILVNVWRGVSFFAVSFLAGMQSIPGDLYEAAEADGAGAGGRFWHVTLPGLKPIMAVATLFSVIWTFSDFTIVYIVTRGGPANSTHLLATLAYQTAIFGGKVGEGLAVSSFMFPLLLVVIFLQLHFLRRYQV
- a CDS encoding amidohydrolase — protein: MRLLIRDGTLLTLDAQDRLIPRGYVLLDGERIAHVGEGEPPAEVQADRLLDARNRLVLPGLVNCHLHSHENFNRGRVDNLPHNVWMIYARPPFQAATRTPEDVYLRTMLGCLEMVRSGVTLAVDDVVHVPATDLGAVEVVMRAYEDAGLRAVVTATTVDQPYHRTLPWAREVFPAELQREFMERPRPSIGELVSFARRCLERWSGPGRVRLALSPSAPQRCSRELLEALRDLQRDSGAPLVIHVLETRLQVVTDHLFYGKSAVAYLDQLGLLCQNTALVHAVWVDAEDISRIAAGGSTVWHNPSSNLKLGSGIAPVRAMLQARVPVGLGTDGMGSNDCQNLFEEMRLAALTSKITSPRYEEWLTASEVLRMATRGGLAALGLDRDLGTIEPGRLADLVLLDLTAVPFAPRHDLVRQVVYAERGASVRTVVVGGRIVMEEGTIRTVDEPKLLTAIREAAERARVAGEAGWRRSKELEPHFAEIYRRATREPVSVPPRVLWGEP
- a CDS encoding M20/M25/M40 family metallo-hydrolase, translated to MGLREDVLAQVDDKALRDLTVDLINIPSPMGGERAVAEYLADRFRAAGLRTWLQEVEPERFNVFGVLEGTGGGPTVMYCGHLDTTFGGDEEGIRDLGPAYQPRASVDGDWIYGMGAYNMKSGLASAVVAVEALARARARLRGDVMLAGVVGETSHAQVSRFQGRRYRGCGVGARFMVTNGITADMAIIPEPTANRISVVSGGYVYAEIATRGNPGATYRRGGETIRPRPAVDAIEKMLPVIAAIKEWAPKYVAATRYKGAEATNVSIIAIEGGLPFRPTKLAPICRLYVEVDTMPGQSHADVVEELKRVLAELRTRDPELGTELQIIQTALGAEVSPDEPVVQSLRAAHREIHGVDAEVTWDGWHADTAALTRAGIPAICYGPQGRARSGGSGYYPREGEQVSVTDLVKGTQVFVLTALDLAMRSRAGLRAGRPSGTVIP
- a CDS encoding carbohydrate ABC transporter permease — its product is MKRAVLLWIPLLLLMLFTLFPFWWMIATSLKPDAELYDVRQPPLWVKSATLEHYRELFTRLPFVTWVKNSLMVATAATLLSLVIGALAGYSLARLRFRGATTLGTIIFAAYLVPTTLLFLPLAYVVRWLGLYNTPFALIVTYPTFLVPFCSWYLMGYFKSIPRELEECAMTDGCTRSGAFVRIVLPLATPGILSAAIFAFTFSWNEFIYALTFVQAPAYKTVPVGVVGQLATGDVLFWGKLMAAAVLGSIPIALIYSTVSGHFAAGMTAGALKG
- a CDS encoding extracellular solute-binding protein; the protein is MRTLWVRSVPIVVLLLAIVALAAPGAAQQPRIGITVSAWFIPPANDLFKEMVAEWAKQKGVVAEVEFVSEGDLVPKFTTAAEAGAGPDIIQIASLHAHLYADRLVDVTDMVAALEASYGPIAQIAKDAAMVRGRWRAVPLYATPQVLTYREDVLKEIGEPVPDTWEDALRAGKKLKAKGVPWGEALGHCPVDCITTVYSILWAHGAKEVEKDGKTIALKSPETVKALEFVKRAYDEVWPPGVVGWDNASNNRAFLGGQLGMTINAGTIWYAAKRQAPAIFPHINHAAIPRGPAGRAIPFWPTSLAVFQYSKHQALAKDLVRYVTDGPQIARWLEKTEGAGGSALLGVMRLERSREPKLRLVPEVIQYGRLPGWPGPPTRESAEVHAKFVLVDMAQNVVKGMPIPQAIDQAVAEMRRIYGQR